The Borrelia sp. HM sequence CTTAGCAGCAGGATATGGAACAAGATTCTTACCCATTACAAAGACTATCCCAAAAGAAATGTTGCCAATTTTAAACAAACCATCAATTGATTACATAATCGAAGAATTCACTACTTCTGGAATTAAAGAAATATTAATAATAACCTCAAGAAGAAAAATGGTCTTGGATAATTATTTTGACAAAGAGGTTGAACTTGAAGCTGCATTTACAAAAGAATGCAAAAAAGATTTGCTAGAAAAAATTAAAGTTAAAGATATCAATATTAGTTTTATAAAGCAAAATGAAATGCTAGGCACGGGTCATGCTTTATTATATGCAAAACCTTGGATAGGAACTGAAGCTGTAATAGTGGCATATCCAGATGATTTACATATTGGAAATCCATCTTTAACAACACAATTAATAGAATTGCACAACAAAACCGGAAAAAATATATTATCTGTTATTGAAAATCCCAAAAACATTAATAGATATGGAGTAATAGAATTAAGTGAAGATAACATTCATGTAAAAAACATCGTAGAAAAACCAGAAATTGGCAAAGAACCAAGCAATAAAGCATCTATTGGAAGGTTTTTATATACACATGAATTTTTCCAGTATTTAGAAGATGGGTTTAAACTTCACAAAAAAGGAGAATATCATCATGTTTATGCTTTAAAAAAATTGATATCTGAAAATAAAGTATTATATAAAAAAGTAGAAGGCGAAAGACTTGATATAGGTGATGTTGATGGTTATTTAGAAGCAATAATAAAAGTTTCAAAACGTGACGAAAAATTACTAAAAATTATCAAAAAATCATTAAAGGACTAAATGAAATTATTAACAAAAAGTCAAACATTTTATGATAATCTTAGAATGTTAAAAAAACACATAATCTTAAACATAGAAGAAAAAATTTTAAGGTATAGCATATTATCAAAACTTTACAAACTCAATGAATCCGATATTAAAAATCTTATCAAAGTAAGTAAAAATTATGAACTTAAAAAAAATTCAATAAATATTACACTTGAAGAATATTATTATGAAGAAATACAAGA is a genomic window containing:
- a CDS encoding UTP--glucose-1-phosphate uridylyltransferase, encoding MKGIILAAGYGTRFLPITKTIPKEMLPILNKPSIDYIIEEFTTSGIKEILIITSRRKMVLDNYFDKEVELEAAFTKECKKDLLEKIKVKDINISFIKQNEMLGTGHALLYAKPWIGTEAVIVAYPDDLHIGNPSLTTQLIELHNKTGKNILSVIENPKNINRYGVIELSEDNIHVKNIVEKPEIGKEPSNKASIGRFLYTHEFFQYLEDGFKLHKKGEYHHVYALKKLISENKVLYKKVEGERLDIGDVDGYLEAIIKVSKRDEKLLKIIKKSLKD